A single window of Gossypium hirsutum isolate 1008001.06 chromosome A10, Gossypium_hirsutum_v2.1, whole genome shotgun sequence DNA harbors:
- the LOC107896134 gene encoding GDSL esterase/lipase At5g14450, producing the protein MENVKVFSIIIALFSVLSVESVGLKDLKTCNFGAVYNFGDSNSDTGGGSAAFWPAGKPCGETFFGRPVGRGCDGRLIIEFIAEHLGLPHLSPYLDSIGTSFRYGANFAIGGSTIRPQNESMSLNGVSPFSLDIQIVQFDQFKDRSGYFYNRSYPRDRHNLPRPEDFSKALYIFDIGQNDIAAGLRKKNDSAFHASVPDIVDQLAKAVQNLYEHGARTFWVHNTGPIGCLPVSLHYHDIKPEELDEQGCLKAQNAYSMEFNRQLKARVIKLREKLPRAALTYVDIYAAKYELIGNAKKQGFVEAANICCGFHEDEIQVYCGHKQNINGTEIYAGSCENPSDFISWDGVHYTEAANRWVAHRITNGSFSDPPLPIKHA; encoded by the exons ATGGAGAATGTAAAAGTATTTAGTATCATTATTGCCCTCTTTTCAGTTTTGAGTGTGGAAAGTGTGGGGTTGAAGGACTTGAAAACCTGTAATTTTGGAGCAGTTTATAACTTTGGTGATTCCAATTCTGATACCGGTGGTGGCTCTGCTGCATTTTGGCCTGCTGGGAAACCATGTGGCGAGACTTTCTTCGGTAGGCCGGTCGGACGGGGTTGTGACGGACGTCTCATTATCGAATTCATCG CTGAACACCTTGGGTTGCCTCACTTGAGTCCTTACTTGGATTCCATTGGAACAAGTTTCAGATATGGTGCTAATTTTGCCATTGGCGGATCAACCATTAGGCCACAAAATGAGTCAATGTCTTTAAATGGAGTGAGCCCATTCTCACTTGACATCCAGATTGTACAATTCGACCAATTCAAGGATCGAAGCGGCTATTTCTACAATCGAAGTTACCCCAGAGATCGCCATAATCTCCCCAGACCTGAGGACTTCTCCAAGGCTCTTTATATATTTGATATTGGCCAAAATGACATTGCTGCTGGTTTGAGAAAGAAGAACGATTCAGCTTTTCATGCATCAGTTCCAGACATTGTTGATCAGCTAGCTAAAGCAGTTCAA AATCTGTATGAACATGGGGCAAGGACATTTTGGGTACATAATACAGGTCCAATTGGTTGCTTGCCTGTGAGTCTTCATTATCATGATATTAAGCCTGAAGAACTTGACGAGCAGGGCTGTCTAAAAGCCCAAAATGCCTATTCCATGGAGTTCAATAGGCAGCTTAAGGCTAGAGTGATCAAACTTAGGGAAAAGTTACCACGTGCTGCTCTCACATATGTGGATATTTATGCTGCAAAGTATGAACTGATTGGCAATGCAAAAAAGCAAG GATTTGTTGAAGCTGCAAATATTTGCTGCGGTTTTCATGAAGACGAGATTCAAGTATATTGTGGccacaaacaaaacataaatGGAACTGAAATCTATGCGGGTTCTTGTGAAAACCCTTCCGACTTTATTAGCTGGGATGGTGTCCACTACACTGAGGCTGCCAATCGTTGGGTTGCTCATCGTATAACCAACGGTTCATTTAGTGATCCACCCTTGCCAATTAAACATGCTTGA
- the LOC107897557 gene encoding transcription initiation factor TFIID subunit 13 isoform X1: MSNPSTGASSKSKVSSSQPSETSFKRKRGVFQKDLQHMMYGFGDDPNPLPETVALVEDIVVEYVTDMAHKAQDIGSKRGKLSVEDFLYLIRKDLPKLNRCTELLSMQEELKQARKAFEVDEEKLGTLE, translated from the exons ATGAGTAACCCATCTACAGGAGCCTCTTCAAAATCAAAAGTCAGTTCTTCACAACCTTCAGAGACATCTTTCAAGCGCAAAAGAGGAGTGTTTCAAAAAGATT TGCAGCATATGATGTATGGTTTTGGAGATGATCCTAAT CCACTTCCGGAGACTGTGGCCCTTGTGGAGGATATTGTGGTGGAATATGTAACAGATATG GCACATAAAGCTCAAGATATTGGATCAAAGAGAGGAAAGCTATCGGTCGAGGATTTTCTATATCTCATTCGCAAG GACTTGCCGAAACTAAATCGTTGTACTGAATTGCTATCAATGCAAGAAGAGCTGAAGCAAGCAAGGAAGGCATTTGAGGTTGATGAAGAAAAATTGGGTACATTAGAGTAG
- the LOC107897557 gene encoding transcription initiation factor TFIID subunit 13 isoform X2, protein MSNPSTGASSKSKVSSSQPSETSFKRKRGVFQKDLQHMMYGFGDDPNPLPETVALVEDIVVEYAHKAQDIGSKRGKLSVEDFLYLIRKDLPKLNRCTELLSMQEELKQARKAFEVDEEKLGTLE, encoded by the exons ATGAGTAACCCATCTACAGGAGCCTCTTCAAAATCAAAAGTCAGTTCTTCACAACCTTCAGAGACATCTTTCAAGCGCAAAAGAGGAGTGTTTCAAAAAGATT TGCAGCATATGATGTATGGTTTTGGAGATGATCCTAAT CCACTTCCGGAGACTGTGGCCCTTGTGGAGGATATTGTGGTGGAATAT GCACATAAAGCTCAAGATATTGGATCAAAGAGAGGAAAGCTATCGGTCGAGGATTTTCTATATCTCATTCGCAAG GACTTGCCGAAACTAAATCGTTGTACTGAATTGCTATCAATGCAAGAAGAGCTGAAGCAAGCAAGGAAGGCATTTGAGGTTGATGAAGAAAAATTGGGTACATTAGAGTAG
- the LOC107897555 gene encoding surfeit locus protein 2: protein MEEASEEKKGGGGGNKEGTDLLGPPTFSELPNGRLKCVETGHEMVVKDKDSYAHSKRCRLGLIDFALSHSKPPLNMFKQDPLSRSKLICKLTGDNVNKSEEHIWKHINGKRFLNKLEQKEMEKELNDETMCEEGEKKPKKVKNKKKMKEKEKAVEEIISEVRDSAENESESEEPEFWIPPVGDRWDFDDGGDRWGSSSESDESDDENEPEAVVEERKKESEELSTRAKRMTIEIGPSSFASRKKKSRKNTSS, encoded by the exons ATGGAGGAGGCAagtgaagaaaagaaaggaggcgGCGGCGGAAACAAAGAAGGGACCGATTTGTTGGGACCTCCAACCTTCTCGGAACTCCCAAACGGCAGGCTCAAGTGCGTTGAAACAGGCCACGAGATGGTCGTCAAAGACAAGGATTCCTATGCTCACAGCAAACGTTGTCGTTTAGGCCTTATCGACTTTGCTTTGTCTCACTCTAAGCCCCCTCTCAACATGTTCAAACAAGACCCTCTTTCCCG TTCGAAGTTGATTTGTAAACTAACTGGTGATAACGTCAACAAGTCTGAGGAACATATTTGGAAGCATATCAATGGGAAACGGTTTCTCAATAAATTAG AGCAAAAGGAAATGGAGAAGGAGTTGAATGATGAAACCATGTGCGAGGAAGGTGAGAAGAAGCcaaagaaagtaaaaaataagaagaagatgaaggaaaaggaaaaggcaGTTGAAGAAATTATCTCTGAAGTTAGAGATTCAGCTGAAAATGAAAGTGAGTCTGAAGAACCTGAGTTTTGGATTCCCCCGGTTGGAGACCGTTGGGACTTTGATGACGGAGGGGATCGATGGGGTTCTAGTTCAGAGTCAGATGAAAGTGATGATGAAAACGAACCAG AGGCTGTGGTCGAAGAACGCAAAAAGGAGTCCGAAGAGCTTTCTACAAG AGCAAAGAGAATGACAATAGAAATCGGACCGAGCAGCTTTGCATCAAGGAAGAAGAAGAGTCGGAAAAACACAAGCAGCTAA